A window of the Cystobacter fuscus genome harbors these coding sequences:
- a CDS encoding protein kinase domain-containing protein, protein MNESRYRLVRPLAVGGMAELFLGRARGAGGFEKPVAIKRMLPHLARDPTLARMFLAEARLATHLQHQNIASVYDVGSGDEGLFLVMELVEGWDLSVLLDHALHHGQRFPPHLVAFIGTQVLAGLVHAYRRLHEGRPVLTAHRDVSPSNILVSREGEVKVTDFGIARMEGISLGTQPGTFKGKLPYSAPEVLQGEPATAASDQFALGVVLHELLSGRHPFEPGDSAEPMALALSIIQQEPAPLPEVPTPLSAIILRALARAPAQRFPRPEDMAEALSRYLAQSGEPASSHALAAFIAQLHPPPTLLEQEAPAEQPHAQTHTLRHPTLPSDVMKPSDSELPPEEDWDEVPGGPALSTSGQVIRTTPASPPPLASHCGHCHAPLPADGARCPRCGQTQPPIVSPLGRDDTPLELASPPQTPDRAERSPLELDGPRAAPSEPLRLAERAPRAGNTYVPVDMRGPWRRRLRSLLTTLLVLGGIGGALWVAWPHAGPLLARVRAPLGLAAPTAILSIQSTPTGATVSVDGKVVGTTPLFIDNTYPEQSIPVRLTLKGYKPWKGTFTGSQPESLDIQLKR, encoded by the coding sequence GTGAACGAGTCCCGCTACCGTCTGGTGCGTCCGCTCGCCGTGGGAGGCATGGCGGAGCTGTTCCTCGGCAGGGCGCGGGGCGCGGGCGGCTTCGAGAAGCCCGTGGCCATCAAGCGCATGCTGCCGCACCTGGCCAGGGATCCCACCCTCGCCCGGATGTTCCTCGCCGAGGCGCGGCTCGCCACGCACCTGCAGCACCAGAACATCGCCAGCGTCTACGACGTGGGCAGCGGCGACGAGGGTCTCTTCCTCGTCATGGAGCTGGTGGAGGGGTGGGACTTGAGCGTGCTGCTCGACCACGCCCTGCACCACGGCCAGCGCTTCCCCCCGCACCTGGTGGCCTTCATCGGCACCCAGGTGCTCGCCGGACTCGTGCACGCCTACCGCCGCCTGCACGAGGGCCGCCCCGTGCTCACCGCCCACCGCGATGTCTCGCCCTCCAACATCCTCGTGTCGCGCGAGGGCGAGGTGAAGGTGACGGACTTCGGCATCGCCCGCATGGAAGGCATCTCCCTGGGCACCCAGCCCGGCACCTTCAAGGGCAAGCTGCCCTACTCCGCGCCCGAGGTGCTCCAGGGCGAGCCCGCCACCGCCGCGAGCGATCAATTCGCGCTCGGCGTCGTGCTCCATGAGCTGCTCTCCGGACGCCATCCCTTCGAGCCGGGCGATTCGGCGGAGCCCATGGCGCTCGCCCTCTCCATCATCCAGCAGGAGCCCGCGCCCCTCCCGGAGGTGCCCACCCCCTTGAGCGCGATCATCCTCCGCGCCCTGGCCCGAGCCCCCGCCCAGCGCTTCCCCCGGCCCGAGGACATGGCCGAGGCCCTGTCGCGCTACCTCGCCCAGAGCGGCGAGCCCGCCAGTTCGCACGCCCTGGCCGCCTTCATCGCCCAGCTCCACCCGCCCCCGACCCTGCTCGAGCAGGAAGCGCCCGCCGAGCAGCCCCACGCGCAGACCCACACCCTGCGTCACCCGACCCTCCCCTCCGACGTCATGAAACCTTCTGACTCCGAACTCCCCCCCGAGGAGGACTGGGATGAAGTGCCAGGCGGCCCCGCACTCAGCACGAGTGGACAGGTCATCCGGACCACGCCCGCGTCCCCCCCTCCGCTCGCCTCGCACTGCGGCCATTGCCATGCCCCTCTTCCCGCGGACGGAGCCCGGTGCCCACGGTGCGGTCAGACGCAGCCTCCCATTGTCTCTCCCCTCGGCCGGGACGACACCCCGCTCGAGCTCGCGTCCCCGCCCCAGACACCGGACCGGGCGGAACGCTCCCCGCTGGAGCTCGACGGGCCACGGGCCGCCCCCTCCGAGCCCCTGCGACTCGCCGAGCGGGCCCCCCGGGCCGGGAACACCTATGTGCCCGTCGACATGCGCGGCCCCTGGCGCCGACGCCTGCGCTCCCTGCTGACGACCCTGCTCGTGCTGGGAGGCATCGGAGGAGCACTCTGGGTGGCCTGGCCCCACGCGGGGCCCCTGCTCGCGCGGGTGCGCGCCCCCCTGGGCCTCGCGGCCCCCACCGCCATCCTCTCCATCCAGAGCACCCCCACGGGCGCCACGGTGAGCGTGGACGGCAAGGTGGTGGGCACCACGCCCCTGTTCATCGACAACACCTACCCCGAGCAGTCCATCCCCGTGCGGCTCACCCTCAAGGGCTACAAGCCCTGGAAGGGCACCTTCACGGGAAGCCAGCCGGAGTCGCTCGACATCCAGCTCAAGCGCTGA
- a CDS encoding HD domain-containing phosphohydrolase, translating into MRLFKTLLLLMLVASLVPTVMVGLLSVSDTRELLVRDAQEMAQERVKQLKLKAETFLAEPTRAVMGMARVPQFFSLPLEQQQTYLRSVLNQRREIQAITVLGLDGRRLPGLQAFAVNDVPPTALAEHEARAMELLEGLNGLRYADVVGRTDGEAVVTFAISVGEPIQGYIAADVSLGELQTMLAQERVGSTGFVYLTDARGLVIAGGGGLVAHQDASKRPVVAYLLQDVSRTQDTDILHVGNFGEGADAVVAAYATLAEPTWAIISEQPVALAYKQVETMERRLLLTVLAATLVALGLAAFFSRGVTRPLKGFTEGALRLAQGKFGLEVNVPQKNELGDLARTFNYMSKQLLAYDHENRGLYESLEQGYLETIVALANSIDSKDSYTRGHSQRVGDVAVEIGRELGLSERELKQLQFGGILHDIGKIGIVESILCKQSRLTDEEMAVMRGHPDIGDTIIKPISFLGPMRACVRSHHERWDGTGYPDGLKGEDIPLLARIVGCADTFDACTSTRPYQKAMPLEKAMEILDNLSGRQLDPAVVEALRRVLKKRGVRVEGHRLPVKLAS; encoded by the coding sequence ATGCGGCTCTTCAAGACGCTCCTGCTGTTGATGCTGGTGGCCAGCCTGGTGCCCACGGTGATGGTGGGCCTGCTGTCCGTGTCCGACACGCGCGAGCTGCTGGTGCGCGATGCCCAGGAGATGGCCCAGGAGCGCGTCAAGCAGCTCAAGCTCAAGGCGGAGACCTTCCTGGCCGAGCCCACGCGCGCGGTGATGGGCATGGCGCGCGTGCCCCAGTTCTTCTCCCTCCCCCTGGAGCAGCAGCAGACCTACCTGCGCTCGGTGCTCAACCAGCGCCGGGAGATCCAGGCCATCACCGTCCTGGGACTGGATGGCCGACGGCTGCCGGGCCTGCAGGCCTTCGCCGTCAATGACGTGCCCCCCACGGCGCTCGCCGAGCACGAGGCGCGCGCCATGGAGCTGCTCGAGGGGCTCAACGGCCTGCGCTACGCGGACGTGGTGGGGCGCACCGACGGCGAGGCCGTGGTGACGTTCGCCATCTCCGTGGGCGAGCCCATCCAGGGCTACATCGCCGCGGACGTGTCGCTCGGGGAGCTGCAGACCATGCTCGCCCAGGAGCGCGTGGGCAGCACCGGCTTCGTCTACCTCACCGATGCCCGGGGCCTGGTGATCGCCGGCGGTGGCGGACTCGTGGCCCACCAGGACGCCTCCAAGCGGCCCGTGGTGGCCTACCTCCTCCAGGACGTGTCACGCACGCAGGACACGGACATCCTCCACGTGGGCAACTTCGGCGAGGGCGCGGACGCCGTGGTGGCCGCCTACGCCACGCTGGCCGAGCCGACCTGGGCCATCATCTCCGAGCAACCGGTGGCGCTCGCCTACAAGCAGGTGGAGACGATGGAGCGGCGGCTGTTGCTCACCGTGCTCGCCGCCACGCTGGTGGCCCTGGGGCTCGCCGCCTTCTTCTCGCGCGGCGTCACCCGCCCCCTCAAGGGCTTCACCGAGGGCGCGCTGCGGCTGGCCCAGGGCAAGTTCGGCCTCGAGGTCAACGTGCCCCAGAAGAACGAGCTGGGCGACCTGGCCCGGACGTTCAACTACATGAGCAAGCAGCTGCTCGCGTACGACCACGAGAACCGCGGCCTCTACGAGAGCCTCGAGCAGGGCTACCTGGAAACCATCGTCGCGCTGGCCAACTCCATCGACTCCAAGGACTCGTACACCCGCGGCCACAGCCAGCGCGTGGGCGACGTGGCGGTGGAGATCGGCCGGGAGCTGGGCCTGTCCGAGCGCGAGCTCAAGCAGTTGCAGTTCGGCGGCATCCTCCACGACATCGGGAAGATCGGCATCGTGGAGTCCATCCTCTGCAAGCAGTCGCGGCTCACCGACGAGGAGATGGCCGTCATGCGTGGCCACCCGGACATCGGCGACACCATCATCAAGCCCATCAGCTTCCTGGGCCCCATGCGCGCGTGCGTGCGCAGCCACCACGAGCGCTGGGACGGCACCGGCTACCCGGACGGGCTCAAGGGCGAGGACATCCCCCTGCTCGCGCGCATCGTCGGGTGCGCGGACACCTTCGACGCCTGCACCTCCACCCGCCCCTACCAGAAGGCCATGCCGCTGGAGAAGGCCATGGAGATCCTCGACAACCTGAGCGGCCGGCAGTTGGACCCCGCCGTGGTGGAGGCGCTGCGCCGGGTGCTCAAGAAGCGCGGCGTGCGCGTCGAGGGACACCGCCTGCCCGTGAAGCTGGCGTCGTGA
- a CDS encoding ClpXP protease specificity-enhancing factor SspB: MDNKVPEKKARLLAALDKGMVMIHLDARRPGVLVPHSLRNESHLRLNLSYRFDPPDLTVGEWGVRCTLSFSGSRFKVAVPWSALFAVTSHVTKESWAYPDDMPIELLQQSMVTTKVPEGVPEPASPPPAPVERPRAVLREVLPPPESEAPLPPSEAEGPKDEPPEPRRGHLRLVK, encoded by the coding sequence ATGGACAATAAGGTTCCCGAGAAGAAGGCGCGGTTGCTCGCCGCGCTCGACAAGGGGATGGTGATGATCCACCTGGACGCGCGCCGTCCGGGGGTGCTCGTCCCCCACTCGCTGCGCAATGAGTCCCACCTGCGCCTCAATCTCTCCTACCGGTTCGATCCGCCGGACCTGACGGTGGGGGAGTGGGGCGTGCGCTGCACGCTGAGCTTCTCGGGGAGCCGCTTCAAGGTGGCGGTGCCCTGGTCCGCGCTCTTCGCCGTCACCAGCCACGTGACGAAGGAGTCCTGGGCCTATCCGGACGACATGCCGATCGAGCTGCTCCAGCAGTCGATGGTGACGACCAAGGTTCCCGAAGGGGTGCCGGAGCCGGCGAGCCCGCCCCCGGCGCCCGTGGAGCGTCCCCGGGCCGTGCTGCGCGAGGTGCTGCCTCCGCCCGAGTCCGAGGCGCCGCTGCCGCCCTCCGAGGCCGAGGGCCCCAAGGACGAGCCGCCCGAGCCCCGGCGGGGCCACCTGCGTCTGGTGAAGTGA
- a CDS encoding DUF971 domain-containing protein: MSFWDRIKPAERPLSASEAETSADGLRLRLLWEDGLKTDTSAQHLRQQCPCAACVDEWTNKRTLDASQVPASLRITQVQPVGNYALSFVFSDGHSTGIYPWKLLRELTQPRG; encoded by the coding sequence TTGAGCTTCTGGGATCGCATCAAGCCCGCCGAGCGCCCCCTGTCCGCCTCCGAGGCGGAGACGTCCGCGGACGGCCTCCGCCTGCGCCTGCTCTGGGAAGACGGGCTGAAGACGGACACGAGCGCGCAGCACCTGCGCCAGCAGTGCCCGTGCGCGGCGTGCGTGGACGAGTGGACCAACAAGCGCACGCTGGACGCGTCCCAGGTGCCCGCCTCGCTGCGCATCACCCAGGTGCAGCCCGTGGGCAACTACGCGCTCAGCTTCGTCTTCAGTGACGGGCACTCCACCGGCATCTACCCCTGGAAGCTGCTGCGCGAGCTCACCCAGCCCCGGGGCTGA
- a CDS encoding LysM peptidoglycan-binding domain-containing protein: MALLSLAPGEVEVRAGESLDQVAERTLGRDGASELKAINKLKGDTLVPGTKLKLPGPDRERAQMALKSARNSVEQSDPNSPQHEEALAKLKEAESHFHSARYEEAAQTADDAWKRLAERPAQPTRLSVVVNDRGDTVVKAVSGRVSVEGGGTTQVIEDGASVQVEKGQAPRLVLGVPRPTQPQDKQRLSVKPVKSGLQPVLISWKAVQGAESYEVELVPAQGERRVMPAPSNELQVPLAAGTYRWSVRALSRDSRSEASAERDFEVEVAEVPAKRLRVKVQSSKWK, from the coding sequence ATGGCGTTGCTGTCCCTCGCGCCCGGCGAGGTCGAGGTTCGCGCCGGCGAGTCGCTGGACCAGGTCGCCGAGCGGACCCTGGGCCGCGACGGAGCCAGTGAGCTCAAGGCGATCAACAAGTTGAAGGGCGACACGCTCGTGCCCGGCACGAAGCTGAAGCTGCCAGGGCCCGATCGGGAGCGGGCGCAGATGGCGCTGAAGTCGGCGCGCAACTCGGTGGAGCAGTCCGATCCCAATTCGCCCCAGCACGAGGAGGCCCTGGCCAAGCTCAAGGAGGCCGAGTCCCACTTCCACAGCGCGCGCTACGAAGAGGCCGCGCAGACGGCCGACGACGCCTGGAAGCGGCTCGCCGAGCGTCCCGCCCAGCCCACCCGGCTGAGCGTGGTGGTGAACGATCGGGGCGACACCGTGGTGAAGGCCGTGTCCGGCCGGGTGTCCGTGGAGGGCGGCGGCACCACCCAGGTCATCGAGGATGGGGCCAGTGTCCAGGTGGAGAAGGGCCAGGCGCCGCGGCTGGTGCTGGGCGTGCCCCGCCCCACCCAGCCCCAGGACAAGCAGCGGCTGAGCGTCAAGCCCGTCAAGAGCGGTCTGCAGCCCGTGCTCATCTCCTGGAAGGCGGTGCAGGGCGCCGAGAGCTACGAGGTGGAGCTGGTGCCCGCCCAGGGCGAGCGCCGGGTGATGCCCGCTCCGAGCAACGAGTTGCAGGTGCCGCTCGCCGCGGGCACCTACCGCTGGAGCGTGCGTGCCCTCTCGCGCGACTCGCGTTCCGAGGCCTCGGCCGAGCGGGACTTCGAGGTGGAGGTGGCGGAGGTCCCCGCCAAGCGCCTGCGCGTCAAGGTGCAGTCCTCGAAGTGGAAGTAG